One part of the Vicia villosa cultivar HV-30 ecotype Madison, WI linkage group LG6, Vvil1.0, whole genome shotgun sequence genome encodes these proteins:
- the LOC131611326 gene encoding CRIB domain-containing protein RIC4-like, with protein sequence MRNYMERFVVLPFSLRCASHSSVELGEPKESKDSIVSKRQEGQIIRTKMEKKRSSGFFVLPKAHVAAGIQRLIKGIQSFSQLFFYKEHIEEMEQDMEIGYPTDVKHVTHIGLDGSTTTNNVKGWDNLKPPELLSINPITLKQFELAMATQAHQPLIDDSFPNCD encoded by the exons ATGAGAAATTATATGGAAAGATTTGTTGTTCTTCCTTTCTCTTTGAGGTGTGCTTCACATTCAAGTGTGGAGTTAGGTGAACCCAAAGAATCAAAAGACTCTATTGTTTCAA AAAGACAAGAAGGACAAATCATCAGaactaaaatggagaaaaaaagaTCTTCTGGATTTTTTGTTCTTCCAAAGGCTCATGTAGCTGCAGGCATACAGAGATTGATCAAGGGTATCCAGAGTTTTTCTCAATTATTTT TTTACAAAGAGCACATTGAAGAGATGGAACAAGACATGGAAATTGGGTATCCAACAGATGTGAAGCATGTAACACATATTGGACTTGATGGGTCAACAACCACAAATAATGTTAAGGGTTGGGACAATCTTAAACCACCTGAATTACTTTCTATAAATCCAATTACTTTAAAGCAATTTGAATTAGCCATGGCCACCCAAGCTCACCAACCACTCATTGATGATTCTTTTCCAAATTGTGATTAA